A genomic stretch from Cyprinus carpio isolate SPL01 chromosome A12, ASM1834038v1, whole genome shotgun sequence includes:
- the sox9a gene encoding transcription factor SOX-9a translates to MNLLDPYLKMTDEQEKCLSDAPSPSMSEDSAGSPGSGSGSDTENTRPAENSLIAPDGTLGEFKKDEEDKFPVCIREAVSQVLKGYDWTLVPMPVRVNGSSKNKPHVKRPMNAFMVWAQAARRKLADQYPHLHNAELSKTLGKLWRLLNEGEKRPFVEEAERLRVQHKKDHPDYKYQPRRRKSVKNGQSESEDGSEQTHISPNAIFKALQQADSPASSMGEVHSPSEHSGQSQGPPTPPTTPKTDVQPGKVDLKREARPLQENTGRPLNIDFREVDIGELSNDVIETFDVNEFDQYLPPNGHATNASYVGGYATWMGKPQNGSPSSAQLTPLGTGGAGDQDQPRTTHIKTEQLSPSHYNEQQQGSPQHVSYGSFNVQHLQHYSTSFQSNTRAQYDYSDHQGGANSYYTHTGGQSSGLYSTFSYMSSSQRPMYTPIADSAGVPSIPQSNHSPQHWDQQPVYTQLSRP, encoded by the exons ATGAATCTACTAGATCCCTACCTGAAAATGACAGATGAGCAAGAGAAGTGTCTGTCTGACGCCCCAAGTCCGAGCATGTCCGAGGACTCCGCGGGCTCCCCGGGCTCCGGCTCGGGCTCCGACACGGAGAACACCCGCCCGGCCGAGAACAGCCTCATAGCTCCGGACGGGACGCTCGGCGAGTTCAAGAAGGACGAAGAAGACAAGTTCCCGGTGTGCATCCGAGAGGCGGTGTCTCAGGTGCTGAAAGGGTACGACTGGACGCTCGTGCCCATGCCGGTGAGAGTGAACGGCTCGAGCAAAAACAAGCCGCACGTGAAGAGACCGATGAACGCGTTTATGGTGTGGGCGCAAGCCGCGCGCAGGAAGCTCGCGGATCAATACCCGCACCTCCACAACGCCGAGCTCAGCAAAACTCTGGGCAAACTTTGGAG ATTGCTGAACGAGGGTGAAAAGCGTCCCTTCGTGGAGGAGGCTGAGCGCCTCAgggttcagcacaagaaagatcACCCCGACTACAAGTATCAGCCTCGGCGGAGGAAGTCGGTGAAGAACGGCCAGAGCGAGTCTGAGGACGGCAGCGAGCAGACTCACATCTCCCCGAATGCCATCTTCAAAGCCCTCCAGCAAGCCGACTCGCCCGCGTCCAGCATGGGAGAAGTGCACTCGCCCAGCGAGCACTCAG GCCAGTCCCAAGGGCCGCCCACTCCTCCCACCACCCCAAAAACTGATGTGCAGCCAGGCAAAGTGGATCTGAAGCGAGAGGCCCGTCCGCTTCAGGAAAACACGGGGCGTCCGCTCAACATCGACTTCCGTGAAGTGGACATCGGCGAGCTCAGCAACGATGTCATCGAAACTTTCGACGTCAACGAGTTTGACCAGTACCTGCCACCAAACGGGCATGCCACCAACGCGTCCTACGTGGGCGGCTATGCCACCTGGATGGGGAAGCCTCAAAACGGCAGCCCTTCAAGCGCCCAGCTGACTCCACTCGGGACGGGCGGCGCCGGGGATCAAGACCAACCGAGAACAACACACATCAAAACCGAACAGCTCAGTCCCAGCCACTACAACGAGCAGCAGCAGGGCTCCCCGCAGCACGTCAGCTACGGCTCCTTCAACGTCCAGCACCTCCAGCACTACAGCACTTCATTCCAATCAAATACCCGGGCGCAGTACGACTACTCTGACCACCAGGGCGGCGCCAACTCCTATTACACCCACACTGGAGGTCAAAGCTCCGGCTTGTACTCCACCTTCAGCTACATGAGCTCCAGCCAGAGGCCCATGTACACACCCATCGCTGACTCTGCCGGGGTTCCTTCCATTCCCCAATCCAACCACAGTCCCCAGCACTGGGACCAGCAGCCGGTCTACACACAGCTGTCCAGACCCTGA